The Thermobispora bispora DSM 43833 genome window below encodes:
- a CDS encoding DEAD/DEAH box helicase: MSENQSLIQRLPRDPDPDSVFDAFVRWNADRGITLYPAQEEALIEVVSGHNVIVATPTGSGKSLVAAGAHFAALARDEVSFYTAPIKALVSEKFFDLCALFGSENVGMMTGDASVNIDAPIICCTAEILAQIALRDGADADVGTVIMDEFHFYSEPDRGWAWQVPLLELPQAQFVLMSATLGDMSRFEKDLTRRTGRPTTVVKSAERPVPLVYSYRKTPLHETIEELLANDQAPIYVVHFTQAAAMERAQALTSINVCTKAEKEAIAKEIGNFRFTTRFGRTLSRLVRHGIGVHHAGMLPKYRRLVERLAQAGLLKVICGTDTLGVGVNIPIRTVLFTALSKFDGSRVRRLRAREFHQIAGRAGRAGFDTVGYVVCQAPEYVIENERALAKIGDDPKKRRNFVRKKPPEGFVGWSEETFQKLQESEPEPLVSRFKVTNAMLLAVINRPGDCFQAMKRLLTDNHEDRKAQRRHISHAIAIYRSLLAGGIVETLPEPDEYGRRARLTVDLGEDFALNQALATFAVSTFRLLDPESPTYALDIVSVVESTLDDPRSILQAQLNKERADAVARMKAEGLDYEERMERLAEITYPMPLADLLFGAYEEYRRGHPWVADHAVSPKSIVRDMYERAMTFTEYVQYYEIARSEGTLLRYLTDAYRTLSRTVPTQYRNDELVDLIEWLGEMVRQVDSSLIDEWEKLANPEAAAQEEETEAPARPVTGNPRAFRVMVRNAMFRLVELAALDKEEELTELHPEIDWGAALDAYYDEHDEILTGPDARGPHLLMIEEGKDVWRVRQIIDDPAGDHDWGISAEVDLAASDAEGQAVIRVTAFDRL, from the coding sequence GTGAGCGAGAACCAGAGCCTCATCCAGCGTTTGCCGCGTGACCCGGATCCTGACTCGGTGTTCGACGCGTTCGTGAGATGGAACGCCGACCGGGGCATCACGCTCTACCCGGCGCAGGAGGAGGCGCTGATCGAGGTCGTCTCCGGCCACAACGTGATCGTCGCCACGCCCACCGGCTCCGGGAAGAGCCTGGTGGCCGCCGGAGCCCACTTCGCCGCCCTCGCCCGGGACGAGGTGAGCTTCTACACCGCGCCCATCAAGGCGCTGGTGTCGGAGAAGTTCTTCGACCTGTGCGCGCTCTTCGGCAGCGAGAACGTGGGCATGATGACCGGCGACGCCTCGGTGAACATCGACGCCCCGATCATCTGCTGCACGGCGGAGATTCTCGCGCAGATCGCGCTGCGGGACGGCGCGGACGCCGACGTCGGCACCGTGATCATGGACGAGTTCCACTTCTACTCGGAGCCGGACCGCGGCTGGGCCTGGCAGGTGCCGCTGCTGGAGCTGCCCCAGGCGCAGTTCGTGCTGATGTCGGCGACGCTCGGCGACATGTCCCGGTTCGAGAAGGACCTCACCCGCCGGACCGGCCGCCCCACGACGGTGGTCAAGAGCGCCGAGCGCCCGGTCCCCCTGGTGTACTCGTACCGGAAGACGCCGCTGCACGAGACGATCGAGGAGCTGCTCGCCAACGACCAGGCCCCGATCTACGTGGTGCACTTCACCCAGGCCGCGGCGATGGAGCGCGCCCAGGCCCTCACCAGCATCAACGTGTGCACCAAGGCGGAGAAGGAGGCCATCGCCAAGGAGATCGGCAACTTCCGGTTCACCACCCGCTTCGGCCGCACCCTCTCCAGGCTGGTACGGCACGGCATCGGCGTGCACCACGCGGGCATGCTCCCGAAGTACCGCCGCCTGGTGGAGCGGCTCGCCCAGGCGGGCCTGCTGAAGGTGATCTGCGGCACCGACACCCTGGGCGTCGGCGTCAACATCCCGATCCGCACGGTGCTCTTCACCGCCCTGTCGAAGTTCGACGGCAGCCGGGTGCGCCGGCTGCGGGCCCGGGAGTTCCACCAGATCGCCGGGCGGGCGGGCCGCGCCGGCTTCGACACGGTCGGCTACGTGGTCTGCCAGGCGCCCGAGTACGTCATCGAGAACGAGCGGGCCCTCGCCAAGATCGGCGACGACCCGAAGAAGCGGCGCAACTTCGTGCGGAAGAAGCCGCCCGAGGGGTTCGTCGGGTGGAGCGAGGAGACCTTCCAGAAGCTCCAGGAGTCCGAGCCCGAGCCGCTGGTCTCCCGGTTCAAGGTCACCAACGCCATGCTGCTCGCGGTGATCAACCGGCCGGGCGACTGCTTCCAGGCGATGAAGCGGCTGCTCACCGACAACCACGAGGACCGCAAGGCCCAGCGGCGGCACATCAGCCACGCCATCGCGATCTACCGCTCGCTGCTGGCCGGCGGGATCGTGGAGACCCTGCCCGAGCCGGACGAGTACGGCCGGCGGGCACGGCTCACCGTGGACCTGGGCGAGGATTTCGCCCTCAACCAGGCGCTCGCCACGTTCGCCGTGTCCACGTTCCGGCTGCTCGACCCCGAGTCCCCGACGTACGCGCTGGACATCGTCTCGGTCGTGGAGTCGACGCTCGACGACCCGCGGTCGATCCTCCAGGCCCAGCTCAACAAGGAGCGGGCCGACGCGGTCGCGCGGATGAAGGCCGAAGGGCTCGACTACGAGGAGCGGATGGAGCGCCTCGCGGAGATCACCTACCCCATGCCGCTCGCCGACCTGCTCTTCGGCGCGTACGAGGAGTACCGGCGCGGTCACCCGTGGGTGGCCGACCACGCGGTGAGCCCCAAGTCGATCGTGCGCGACATGTACGAGCGGGCGATGACCTTCACCGAGTACGTCCAGTACTACGAGATCGCCCGCTCGGAGGGGACGCTCCTGCGCTACCTCACCGACGCCTACCGGACCCTCTCCCGGACGGTTCCCACGCAGTACCGCAACGACGAGCTCGTCGACCTGATCGAGTGGCTCGGCGAGATGGTCCGCCAGGTCGACTCGAGCCTCATCGACGAGTGGGAGAAGCTCGCCAACCCCGAGGCCGCGGCCCAGGAGGAGGAGACCGAGGCCCCGGCCCGGCCGGTCACCGGCAACCCGCGGGCCTTCCGGGTCATGGTCCGCAACGCGATGTTCCGCCTGGTCGAGCTCGCCGCGCTCGACAAGGAGGAGGAGCTCACCGAGCTCCACCCCGAGATCGACTGGGGGGCCGCGCTCGACGCGTACTACGACGAGCACGACGAGATCCTCACCGGCCCGGACGCCCGCGGGCCGCACCTCCTCATGATCGAGGAGGGCAAGGACGTGTGGCGGGTGCGCCAGATCATCGACGACCCCGCCGGCGACCACGACTGGGGCATCAGCGCCGAGGTGGACCTCGCCGCCTCGGACGCCGAGGGGCAGGCCGTCATCCGGGTGACCGCGTTCGACCGGCTGTGA
- a CDS encoding cytochrome P450 family protein produces the protein MSGPSTTCPIDLRDPGLLADPIRGFSRIREESPMTRALLAGRDAPIWLATRYEDVAAVLSDQRFVNDPANVPGVDAAAIRERMLEARGIPREYARYLFEGVLDADGADHLRLRRLVSRAFTPRHVQALRPRVEKITEELCDRLPGTAEHGVADLMEHFAYPLPITVISELVGIPEADRPRWRAWGRALTSLAGMRPGALAEPVREMVGHISDLIAHRRGHPADDLLTGLIRAHDEQGDRLTDAEMITMVVTLVFAGHETTAHLIGNTVAALLAHPDQLARLRADPGLLPGAVHEFVRRCSPIHGTRLRYATEDIEVGGVTIRRGEAVMAVLVAANHDPRHFADPERFDITRQPDPRRETHLGFGHGPHYCLGAALARQEAEVAIGTLLRRFPGLRLAVPPERLDRQPVPMFWRLARLPVRLGP, from the coding sequence ATGAGCGGACCGAGCACCACGTGCCCCATCGACCTGCGGGATCCCGGGCTGCTGGCCGACCCGATCCGCGGGTTCTCCCGGATCCGCGAGGAGTCCCCGATGACGCGCGCCCTGCTCGCCGGCCGGGACGCGCCGATCTGGCTCGCCACGCGGTACGAGGACGTGGCGGCGGTGCTGAGCGACCAGCGGTTCGTCAACGACCCGGCGAACGTCCCCGGCGTGGACGCGGCCGCGATCCGCGAGCGGATGCTCGAGGCCCGCGGCATCCCGCGCGAGTACGCCCGGTACCTGTTCGAGGGCGTCCTCGACGCCGACGGCGCCGACCACCTCCGGCTGCGGCGGCTCGTCTCCCGCGCGTTCACCCCGCGGCACGTCCAGGCCCTCCGGCCCCGGGTCGAGAAGATCACCGAGGAGCTGTGCGACCGGCTCCCCGGGACCGCCGAGCACGGCGTGGCCGACCTCATGGAGCACTTCGCCTACCCGCTGCCGATCACGGTCATCTCCGAGCTCGTCGGCATCCCCGAGGCGGACCGGCCGCGCTGGCGCGCGTGGGGGCGGGCGCTCACCTCCCTGGCCGGGATGCGGCCCGGGGCCCTGGCCGAGCCCGTGCGGGAGATGGTCGGCCACATCTCGGACCTGATCGCGCACCGGCGCGGGCATCCGGCCGACGACCTGCTCACCGGGCTGATCCGCGCCCACGACGAGCAGGGGGACCGGCTCACCGACGCCGAGATGATCACGATGGTGGTGACCCTGGTCTTCGCCGGGCACGAGACCACCGCCCACCTGATCGGCAACACCGTCGCCGCCCTGCTCGCCCACCCCGACCAGCTCGCCAGGCTGCGCGCCGACCCGGGGCTGCTGCCGGGCGCGGTCCACGAGTTCGTCCGCCGGTGCAGCCCCATCCACGGCACCCGGCTCCGGTACGCGACCGAGGACATCGAGGTCGGCGGGGTGACCATCCGGCGCGGCGAGGCGGTGATGGCCGTGCTGGTCGCGGCCAACCACGACCCGCGTCACTTCGCCGACCCGGAGCGGTTCGACATCACCCGCCAGCCGGATCCGCGCCGGGAGACGCACCTCGGGTTCGGGCACGGCCCGCACTACTGCCTCGGCGCCGCGCTGGCCCGGCAGGAGGCCGAGGTGGCGATCGGGACGCTGCTCCGCCGGTTCCCCGGGCTCCGGCTCGCGGTCCCGCCCGAGAGGCTCGACCGCCAGCCGGTGCCCATGTTCTGGCGCCTGGCCCGGCTCCCCGTACGGCTGGGCCCCTGA
- the pgeF gene encoding peptidoglycan editing factor PgeF, producing the protein MAFTDRHGGVSTGPYGTRNLGGAVGDDPAAVAENRARTAAELGLDRVVYMRQVHGADVAYVTAPFGADPPGLDAVFTDQPGLGLAVLVADCAPVLVADPVAGLTGGAHSGRPGTEAGVVPALIEAMAARGADPARMVAVIGPAACGRCYEVPAEMRERVAARVPEAWATTRRGTPSLDLRAGIEAQLRAAGVTDIRHDDRCTIETPDLYSYRRERVTGRFAGYVWLAG; encoded by the coding sequence ATGGCGTTCACCGACCGGCACGGCGGGGTGAGCACCGGGCCGTACGGCACCCGCAACCTCGGCGGCGCGGTGGGGGACGACCCGGCGGCCGTCGCGGAGAACCGGGCGCGGACCGCGGCCGAGCTCGGCCTGGACCGGGTCGTCTACATGCGCCAGGTGCACGGCGCCGACGTCGCCTACGTCACCGCGCCGTTCGGCGCCGACCCGCCCGGTCTCGACGCCGTCTTCACCGACCAGCCGGGCCTCGGGCTCGCGGTCCTGGTCGCCGACTGCGCCCCGGTGCTCGTCGCCGACCCGGTGGCGGGCCTGACCGGGGGAGCGCACTCGGGGCGGCCGGGCACCGAGGCGGGGGTCGTCCCGGCGCTGATCGAGGCCATGGCGGCCCGGGGCGCCGACCCGGCGCGGATGGTCGCCGTGATCGGGCCCGCCGCCTGCGGCCGGTGCTACGAGGTCCCCGCCGAGATGCGCGAGCGGGTCGCCGCCCGGGTCCCGGAGGCGTGGGCCACCACCCGGCGCGGCACGCCCTCCCTCGACCTGCGCGCCGGGATCGAGGCCCAGCTCCGCGCCGCCGGGGTGACCGACATCCGGCACGACGACCGCTGCACGATCGAGACGCCCGACCTGTACTCGTACCGGCGGGAGCGGGTGACCGGCCGGTTCGCCGGGTACGTGTGGCTGGCCGGCTGA
- the glgA gene encoding glycogen synthase: MRVDLLTREYPPDVYGGAGVHVAYLARELRDLVEVRVRCFGEPRAEPGVRAYRVPDGLRQANAALQVLGVDVEMAAGCADADLVHSHTWYANFAGHLAKLLYGVPHVATTHSLEPLRPWKAEQLGGGYALSSWAERTALLGADAIIAVSEAMRRDVLRVYPEIPPDRVRVIHNGIDTGEYAPSPGIGALRRYGIDPAVPYAVFVGRVTRQKGLPHLLRAARSLEPGAQLVLCAGEPDTPEIAEEVTGLVRELSATRERVVWITKMLPRDELIEILTHATVFVCPSVYEPMGIVNLEAMACETAVVATATGGIPEVVEDGVTGLLVPIDQGPDGEPADPGAFAAALADRVNALLRDPARAAAMGKAGRRRAIEHFSWRRVAERTRDLYAEVAEAGRR, translated from the coding sequence ATGCGCGTCGATCTGCTCACCCGCGAATATCCCCCCGATGTGTACGGCGGGGCCGGTGTCCACGTCGCCTACCTGGCCCGGGAGCTGCGCGACCTGGTGGAGGTGCGCGTGCGCTGCTTCGGCGAGCCCCGCGCCGAGCCCGGGGTGCGCGCCTACCGGGTGCCGGACGGGCTGCGGCAGGCGAACGCCGCGCTCCAGGTCCTCGGGGTGGACGTGGAGATGGCCGCGGGGTGCGCGGACGCCGACCTGGTGCACAGCCACACCTGGTACGCCAACTTCGCCGGGCACCTCGCCAAGCTGCTGTACGGCGTGCCGCACGTGGCCACCACCCACAGCCTCGAGCCGCTGCGGCCGTGGAAGGCCGAGCAGCTCGGCGGCGGGTACGCCCTCTCCTCGTGGGCGGAGCGGACCGCCCTGCTCGGCGCCGACGCGATCATCGCGGTCTCGGAGGCGATGCGCCGGGACGTGCTCAGGGTGTACCCCGAGATACCGCCCGACCGGGTGCGGGTGATCCACAACGGGATCGACACCGGCGAGTACGCCCCGTCGCCCGGGATCGGCGCGCTGCGGCGGTACGGCATCGACCCGGCCGTGCCGTACGCGGTCTTCGTGGGCCGCGTCACCCGGCAGAAGGGGCTGCCCCACCTGCTGCGGGCCGCCCGGTCGCTGGAGCCGGGCGCCCAGCTCGTGCTCTGCGCCGGCGAACCGGACACGCCCGAGATCGCCGAGGAGGTCACCGGCCTGGTGCGCGAGCTGTCCGCCACCCGGGAGCGGGTCGTGTGGATCACGAAGATGCTGCCCCGGGACGAGCTGATCGAGATCCTCACCCACGCCACGGTCTTCGTCTGCCCCTCGGTGTACGAGCCCATGGGCATCGTCAACCTCGAGGCGATGGCCTGCGAGACCGCGGTCGTGGCGACCGCCACCGGCGGCATCCCCGAGGTGGTCGAGGACGGGGTGACCGGGCTGCTCGTGCCGATCGACCAGGGCCCGGACGGTGAGCCGGCCGACCCCGGCGCGTTCGCCGCGGCCCTCGCCGACCGGGTGAACGCGCTGCTCCGCGACCCGGCGCGGGCGGCCGCCATGGGCAAGGCGGGCCGCCGCCGCGCGATCGAGCACTTCTCCTGGCGGCGGGTGGCGGAGCGGACGCGCGACCTGTACGCCGAGGTGGCGGAGGCGGGGCGGCGGTGA
- the glgC gene encoding glucose-1-phosphate adenylyltransferase, whose translation MRVLAIVLAGGAGKRLMPLTADRAKPAVPFGGVYRLIDFVLSNLANAHFLRIVVLTQYKNHSLDRHISRTWRLSAMLGNYVTPVPAQQRLGPRWFAGSADAIFQNLNLIYDERPEHVLVFGADHIYRMDPRQMLDQHVATGADVTVAAIRQPLSLADQFGVIETDPTGRRITSFREKPTNATGLPDAPDQIFASMGNYIFRTQALIEALREDAVNPDSRHDIGGDIIPMFVKSGTAYVYDFATNVVPGATERDRGYWRDVGTLDAYYEANMDLVSVHPVFNLYNDEWPIYTGHDPLPPAKFVHNEGDRIGRALDSLVSPGVIVSGGMAVRSILSPRVVLHSQSLVEDSVLMDSVTVGRGAIVRRAIIDKNVVVPDGARIGLDLEYDRQRFTVTANGIVVIGKNEIIDR comes from the coding sequence ATGAGGGTCCTGGCGATCGTGCTCGCCGGTGGCGCGGGCAAGCGGCTGATGCCGCTGACCGCGGACCGCGCCAAGCCGGCGGTTCCCTTCGGCGGCGTCTACCGCCTGATCGACTTCGTGCTGTCGAACCTGGCGAACGCGCACTTCCTGCGCATCGTCGTGCTGACGCAGTACAAGAACCACAGCCTGGACCGGCACATCTCCCGCACCTGGCGGCTCTCCGCGATGCTCGGCAACTACGTGACGCCGGTCCCGGCGCAGCAGCGGCTGGGCCCGCGCTGGTTCGCCGGCTCGGCCGACGCGATCTTCCAGAACCTCAACCTCATCTACGACGAGCGGCCGGAGCACGTGCTCGTGTTCGGCGCGGACCACATCTACCGGATGGACCCCCGGCAGATGCTCGATCAGCACGTCGCCACCGGCGCCGACGTGACGGTCGCCGCGATCCGGCAGCCGCTGTCGCTCGCCGACCAGTTCGGGGTGATCGAGACCGATCCGACCGGCCGGCGGATCACGTCGTTCCGGGAGAAGCCCACCAACGCCACCGGCCTGCCGGACGCCCCCGACCAGATCTTTGCGTCGATGGGCAACTACATCTTCCGGACCCAGGCCCTGATCGAGGCGCTGCGCGAGGACGCGGTCAACCCGGACAGCCGGCACGACATCGGCGGCGACATCATCCCGATGTTCGTCAAGAGCGGCACCGCGTACGTCTACGACTTCGCCACCAACGTGGTCCCGGGGGCGACCGAGCGGGACCGGGGGTACTGGCGCGACGTCGGGACCCTGGACGCCTACTACGAGGCCAACATGGACCTGGTCTCGGTCCACCCGGTCTTCAACCTGTACAACGACGAATGGCCGATCTACACCGGCCACGACCCGCTGCCGCCGGCCAAGTTCGTGCACAACGAGGGCGACCGGATCGGGCGGGCGCTCGACTCCCTGGTGTCGCCCGGGGTCATCGTCTCCGGCGGGATGGCGGTGCGCTCCATCCTCTCGCCCCGGGTCGTGCTGCACTCGCAGTCACTGGTCGAGGACTCGGTGCTCATGGACTCGGTGACGGTGGGCCGGGGTGCGATCGTCCGCCGGGCGATCATCGACAAGAACGTGGTCGTCCCCGACGGCGCCCGGATCGGGCTCGACCTGGAGTACGACCGTCAGCGCTTCACCGTCACCGCGAACGGGATCGTGGTGATCGGGAAGAACGAGATCATCGACCGTTGA
- a CDS encoding Rv1733c family protein, producing MSKSSVPSQSPIARLARWLGFDRNPLRRPCDRFEAAVRLLAVIGVLVAMVAGIMLGIREYEKGLRVEAEQQRARHEVSATLIEDVAMARFSPAGAPVGQAKARWTAPNGTVWQDTLTVAPTKRAGDTVRLWVDERGAPTTRPQDRDATVVRAVTVGGGIPVLAAAVLGTLTVSVRAINQRRARRMWEAQWTIVEPMWRINGR from the coding sequence ATGTCGAAGAGTTCGGTCCCGTCGCAGAGTCCCATCGCACGATTGGCCCGATGGCTGGGCTTCGACCGGAACCCGCTCCGCCGCCCGTGCGACCGGTTCGAGGCCGCCGTCCGGCTGCTCGCGGTCATCGGCGTGCTCGTCGCGATGGTGGCCGGGATCATGCTCGGCATCCGGGAGTACGAGAAGGGCCTGCGCGTGGAGGCGGAGCAGCAGCGGGCCCGGCACGAGGTGAGCGCCACCCTGATCGAGGACGTCGCCATGGCCCGGTTCTCGCCGGCCGGCGCCCCGGTCGGGCAGGCCAAGGCGCGGTGGACGGCCCCCAACGGGACGGTGTGGCAGGACACCCTCACCGTCGCGCCCACCAAGCGGGCGGGCGACACGGTGCGGCTCTGGGTCGACGAGCGGGGCGCGCCCACCACCCGCCCGCAGGACCGGGACGCCACGGTGGTGCGCGCGGTCACCGTGGGCGGCGGGATCCCCGTGCTCGCGGCCGCCGTGCTCGGCACCCTGACCGTGTCGGTTCGCGCGATCAACCAGCGGCGCGCCCGGCGCATGTGGGAGGCGCAGTGGACGATCGTCGAACCGATGTGGCGGATCAACGGTCGATGA
- a CDS encoding enoyl-CoA hydratase/isomerase family protein yields the protein MLREIADARAAVAGVARPGARCRPHGLRAWPGPGADRLGDHPQNRGVTSSGHLTLTIAGHIATLTLNRPEKRNAMTAQMWQELPGILSGLATDPAVRVLLLTGAGETFCAGADISEIAKLGENGDDTALTVAAERALIEFPKPVIAVIDGYCVGGGCQLALACDLRIASSRARFGITPAKLGIVYPMSSARRLVETVGPARAKYLIYTAELIDAGHALRIGLVDEVVPPEELAGRAYGMAATIATRSRLTLAAMKEIIDGRADEEAFRRWQRVARESGELAEGVRAFQEGRSPRFSWDAI from the coding sequence ATGCTCCGGGAGATCGCGGATGCCCGTGCGGCCGTTGCGGGTGTGGCCCGGCCGGGAGCCCGCTGCCGGCCGCACGGCCTTCGCGCGTGGCCCGGCCCCGGTGCGGACCGGCTCGGCGATCATCCGCAGAATCGAGGGGTGACCAGTTCCGGACACCTCACCCTGACGATCGCCGGGCACATCGCCACGCTCACCCTGAACCGGCCGGAGAAGCGGAACGCCATGACGGCGCAGATGTGGCAGGAGCTCCCAGGGATCCTCTCCGGCCTCGCCACCGATCCCGCGGTCCGCGTGCTGCTCCTCACCGGAGCGGGGGAGACTTTCTGCGCCGGTGCTGATATTTCAGAAATCGCCAAACTCGGCGAGAACGGAGATGACACGGCGCTTACCGTCGCGGCCGAACGCGCGCTGATCGAGTTTCCGAAACCCGTTATCGCGGTGATCGATGGTTACTGCGTCGGCGGCGGCTGCCAGCTCGCGCTCGCGTGCGATCTGCGGATCGCCTCGTCCCGCGCGCGGTTCGGTATCACCCCGGCGAAGCTGGGCATCGTCTATCCGATGAGCTCGGCGCGGCGGCTGGTGGAGACCGTCGGGCCGGCGCGGGCGAAGTACCTGATCTACACGGCCGAGCTCATCGACGCAGGTCACGCGCTGCGGATCGGCCTCGTCGACGAGGTCGTCCCGCCGGAGGAGCTCGCCGGCCGGGCGTACGGCATGGCCGCGACGATCGCCACCCGCTCCCGGCTGACGCTCGCCGCGATGAAGGAGATCATCGACGGCCGGGCGGACGAGGAGGCCTTTCGCCGCTGGCAGCGCGTGGCCCGGGAGAGCGGGGAATTGGCCGAAGGCGTCCGGGCATTTCAGGAAGGTCGTTCCCCACGATTCTCTTGGGATGCAATATAG
- a CDS encoding Bug family tripartite tricarboxylate transporter substrate binding protein, whose product MRRRTVLALGVLALAGACGVPDPPRRQELLLVVPEEAGRKAERVARELTALIEGRWAARVRLDGAGSGADDGGGMGGLARFVEDGRAGDLLVTDTRLLTSAALGECAPVAGRAVPLARLVGEWEVLVTSPDSGFRTFDEFAAALRRNPAGPRVAGGATGGPEHLLYGLTAKGLGADLRRLNYAAFPDPADLIAAVLDGQAPLAFGTRSDLFPYIRAGRLRPLAVSSSERLAGVDAPTLLESGVRLVYADWTGLVGPRTLPDRERQALLDLCAAIAGSPAWQRACDRNGWACMYLAGDEFGEWLVDEARRTGELLRDLGLR is encoded by the coding sequence GTGCGACGCCGTACCGTCCTCGCGCTCGGGGTGCTCGCCCTCGCGGGCGCGTGCGGGGTGCCGGACCCGCCCAGGCGGCAGGAGCTCCTGCTGGTGGTCCCGGAGGAGGCCGGCCGGAAGGCGGAGCGCGTCGCACGGGAGCTGACCGCGCTCATCGAGGGCCGCTGGGCCGCGCGCGTGCGGCTGGACGGCGCCGGCTCCGGCGCCGACGACGGCGGCGGCATGGGCGGGCTCGCGCGATTCGTCGAGGACGGCCGCGCCGGCGACCTGCTGGTGACCGACACCAGGCTGCTCACCTCCGCGGCGCTGGGGGAGTGCGCCCCGGTGGCCGGCCGTGCCGTACCGCTCGCGCGCCTGGTGGGCGAGTGGGAGGTCCTGGTCACCTCGCCCGACTCCGGATTCCGCACGTTCGACGAGTTCGCCGCCGCGCTGCGGCGGAATCCCGCCGGCCCGCGGGTGGCCGGGGGCGCCACCGGCGGGCCCGAGCACCTGCTCTACGGGCTGACCGCCAAGGGCCTCGGGGCCGACCTGCGCAGGCTCAACTACGCGGCCTTCCCCGACCCCGCCGATCTGATCGCCGCGGTGCTCGACGGGCAGGCGCCGCTCGCCTTCGGCACCAGGAGCGACCTCTTCCCGTACATCCGGGCCGGGCGGCTCCGGCCGCTCGCCGTCTCCTCCTCGGAGCGCCTGGCCGGGGTGGACGCGCCCACCCTCCTGGAGTCGGGGGTCCGGCTGGTGTACGCCGACTGGACCGGGCTGGTCGGCCCGCGGACCCTGCCCGACCGGGAGCGTCAGGCGCTGCTCGACCTGTGCGCCGCGATCGCCGGATCGCCCGCCTGGCAGCGGGCGTGCGACCGCAACGGGTGGGCGTGCATGTACCTCGCCGGGGACGAGTTCGGCGAGTGGCTGGTGGACGAGGCACGCCGGACCGGCGAACTGCTGCGGGACCTCGGCCTGCGCTGA